A section of the Paralichthys olivaceus isolate ysfri-2021 chromosome 14, ASM2471397v2, whole genome shotgun sequence genome encodes:
- the gpatch11 gene encoding G patch domain-containing protein 11, whose translation MSDEEEDYMSDAFLSKIQDVKPGVSMVKRVKEAIKRETQQKEKNIKNRQKTYKEQEKESREAALESSISNENKGFALLQKMGYKAGQGLGKKGAGRVDPIPLNIKTDRGGIGMEEAKKRKAEEELEHYRQKVRVKQQNETKSLEDFRSRVRTEREERKIEGDLRKSQRACEQLDSQKGITVPREDWYWPKPDADDEEDADEEEEEEEKEEEEEIVELTSFDKLQILTSYLRGVHFYCIWCGTTYNDEDDLCSNCPGDTAADHE comes from the exons ATGTCAGACGAGGAAGAAGATTATATGTCCGATGCCTTTCTCAGTAAAAT ACAAGATGTGAAACCAGGAGTCAGCATGGTGAAGCGTGTAAAAGAAGCCATAAAGAGGGAGACGCAGCAAAAGGAGAAGAACATCAAGAACCGTCAGAAGACTTACAAGGAGCAGGAAAAGGAAAGCCGGGAAGCAGCGTTAGAGAGCTCCATAAGCAACGAGAACAAGGGATTTGCACTTCTGCAGAAAATGGGTTACAAAGCTGGTCAAGGCCTCGGGAAGAAGG GAGCAGGGAGGGTTGATCCTATTCCTCTTAACATCAAAACTG ACAGAGGTGGTATCGGAATGGAAGAGGCGAAGAAAAGAAAGGCAGAGGAGGAACTTGAACACTATCGACAGAAAGTACGAGTCAAGCAACAGAATGAGACTAAATCTCTGGAAGATTTTAG GTCAAGAGTAAGGACGGAGAGAGAAGAGCGTAAGATTGAGGGAGATCTCAGAAAGAGTCAGAGAGCCTGTGAGCAGCTCGACAGTCAGAAG GGCATCACTGTCCCCAGAGAAGACTGGTACTGGCCAAAACCAGATGCTGATGACGAGGAAGAtgctgatgaggaggaggaagaggaggagaaggaggaggaggaggagattgtGGAATTAACT TCATTTGACAAACTGCAAATTTTGACTTCCTATTTGAGAGGAGTCCATTTTTACTGCATATGGTGTGGGACAACCTATAATG ATGAAGATGACTTATGCTCTAATTGTCCTGGGGATACAGCAGCAGACCACGAATAA